In Bacteroidota bacterium, the sequence AAATAGCAAAGGCAATTGCCAGCAGGGATAAAGCTCGGATTGTACCCACAGGGGTTTTTGCATTGAATGCGTTGGGACTCTCTACACAGGTTCCGCTCAATGTGGTTTACCTGACAGATGGAGCGTCAAGAAGAATTCAAATAGGCAAGAGAAGCATTCTTTTTAAAAGAACCGCACCGAAAAATCTTGCGGCTATAGGAAATATCAGCAAACTGGTTATTCAGGCATTAAAATCCATAGGCAAAGACAAAGTAGACCCCGATGAAGAAAAAAAGATTCTTGCTTTATTAAAAAAAGAAAAAAGAAAAAATCTTGAACAAGATATTGCACTTGCTCCTGAATGGATTAGAAAAATTATGAGAAAAGTTCTTAAAAGAAATTTAAAATGAGTAATGACATAGCAAAAATATGGAAGGGAATCAAAACCTCGGAGAAGCAAGCTATCTTCAAAGAAGTGGGGGATAAATTAGGTTTGCCACCCGCTGCCATTGAAAAAGATTGGTGGGTGGTGCGGACACTTGAAATGGTTTTTGCATCCGAGATTGCTCCGTATACTGTTTTTAAAGGAGGTACATCATTAAGCAAAGCGTGGAGTTTGATTGACCGCTTTTCTGAAGATATTGAT encodes:
- a CDS encoding type IV toxin-antitoxin system AbiEi family antitoxin domain-containing protein yields the protein MTETIEIQVLNAIKQAQRGPIFFVESFLFAGNAKAVNKALERLVAKGEIIRLAQGIYTRPKQSTLLGNVTPSVEEIAKAIASRDKARIVPTGVFALNALGLSTQVPLNVVYLTDGASRRIQIGKRSILFKRTAPKNLAAIGNISKLVIQALKSIGKDKVDPDEEKKILALLKKEKRKNLEQDIALAPEWIRKIMRKVLKRNLK